From the Argentina anserina chromosome 3, drPotAnse1.1, whole genome shotgun sequence genome, the window CCCAAGACAGATTAAGAAAGATTACATGGAACCCAATAATAACCATATACCTAACAGTGATTTAGCTGAAAGAGTTGCATAACATTACTCTAAGAAACCAGTTTTTGTCAAAATAGTATTCCTTACATTATTGAGGTCTCTTCCTTTGAGTGTCCTTCCAATACCTTCACAGACTGAGAAAGATGAAATCTGGCTTCTTGCTAGCTTTCTGGCCATCCATTCATGTGGAGGCaccatatcatcatcatcttcttcttcaccattGAAATGAACATTCCCATCAATGCCATCATGGTCATCTTCATTAGTGACCCATGAACCATTAATCTTGACATCACTAGAACTTTTCCCATAAATCTTAGACCAATCATGAATGTTGAGAGGA encodes:
- the LOC126789487 gene encoding uncharacterized protein LOC126789487 — protein: MAAWNGMMSKSSGFGVGGSSEVFEEEKEVWGVVQERSYSNSAQKSYSSGSSSAWRPSTAPRSIPRANNNTPSTHEAKVVQKSAPLNIHDWSKIYGKSSSDVKINGSWVTNEDDHDGIDGNVHFNGEEEDDDDMVPPHEWMARKLARSQISSFSVCEGIGRTLKGRDLNNVRNTILTKTGFLE